In the genome of Polaribacter sp. MED152, one region contains:
- a CDS encoding penicillin acylase family protein produces MNFIKKSLKIILLLIVLIAVGAWLYSRTYYPDYSGELELENLSDEVTVYFDEVGVPHIEAQNQQDAYTALGYVHAQDRLWQMELIRRIAAGRLSEIFGKDLLKTDVFFAGLGIEEAAEKSIAALDKNSEPYRLTQAYLNGINQFINEGKTPLEFSLVGVEKENYTIKDVYNVFGYMAFSFAVAHKTDPLLTEIKEKLGDAYFNEIMTTDLNDLTINKYETNEIKGELSAAVSKLMDKLPVSTFIGSNSWVIAPEKTKNGKVLFANDPHIGFSQPSVWYENHIKTPDFEIYGFNIALMPFPLLGHNREYAYGLTMLANDDLNFYIEENKVDDENQYKTSNGYKSYALRSKTIKIKDEADTTFSVKVSKHGPIMNGIISHMNDDRPIAMHWLYTQLDNEQLDVSYEMSHANSLNSFRTAVSKIHAPGLNVMYGDATGNIAWFASAKLYQLRDSLSSKLYLDGASGNDEITEFLPFDENPQAINPSWNYVYSANNQPDSVRGKLYPGYYQPQDRAKRITTLLNQKNDFTKQDVEQMIYDVQSATVSDIAKDLLQNVNREELSASQKKALSILESWNGDYQKTAIAPTIYNRFLYEVLAATYKDELGDSFTLFINSQLQDQALPIQINREESIWWDNVTTKNNTETRNEIITNSFLSAYSFLENQLGENVDNWMWKRVISLEHEHAIGKAGGVLRSIFNVGPFETIGGNEVINNQIFQLDSTGVYKITAGPSTRRVIDFSDIENSSAILPTGQSGNVFSDHYKDQAQKFVDGEFVKMSLNEEEIKKSKNVLILKPKQ; encoded by the coding sequence ATGAATTTTATTAAAAAGAGCCTAAAAATTATTCTTCTATTAATTGTGCTAATTGCAGTTGGTGCATGGTTGTATTCTAGAACTTATTATCCAGATTATTCAGGAGAATTAGAATTAGAAAATTTATCAGATGAAGTAACAGTTTATTTTGATGAAGTTGGTGTGCCACATATTGAGGCTCAAAATCAGCAAGATGCTTACACAGCTTTAGGCTATGTGCATGCACAAGACAGATTGTGGCAAATGGAGCTTATAAGAAGAATTGCTGCTGGTAGATTGTCTGAAATTTTTGGAAAAGATTTACTGAAGACTGATGTGTTTTTTGCTGGTTTAGGTATAGAAGAGGCTGCTGAAAAATCTATTGCAGCTTTAGATAAGAACAGTGAACCTTATAGATTAACTCAGGCTTATTTAAATGGTATTAATCAATTTATTAATGAAGGTAAAACACCTTTAGAGTTTTCCTTAGTAGGTGTAGAAAAAGAAAATTACACCATAAAAGATGTGTATAATGTGTTTGGTTATATGGCTTTTAGTTTTGCAGTTGCACATAAAACAGATCCGCTTTTAACCGAAATTAAAGAGAAATTAGGTGATGCTTATTTCAATGAAATAATGACAACCGATTTAAATGATCTTACCATTAACAAGTATGAAACCAATGAAATTAAAGGCGAACTTTCTGCAGCTGTAAGTAAGTTGATGGATAAATTACCTGTTTCTACTTTTATAGGTAGCAATTCTTGGGTAATAGCACCAGAAAAAACTAAAAATGGTAAAGTTTTGTTTGCTAATGATCCTCATATAGGATTTTCGCAACCTTCAGTTTGGTACGAAAATCATATAAAAACTCCAGATTTTGAAATTTATGGTTTTAACATAGCATTAATGCCATTTCCACTTTTAGGGCATAATAGAGAATATGCCTATGGTTTAACTATGTTGGCTAATGATGATTTAAACTTTTATATAGAAGAGAATAAAGTTGATGATGAGAATCAATACAAAACATCAAATGGTTACAAATCTTATGCATTACGTTCTAAAACAATAAAAATTAAAGATGAGGCTGATACCACTTTTAGTGTAAAAGTTTCTAAACATGGGCCAATTATGAATGGCATAATATCTCATATGAACGATGATAGACCAATTGCTATGCATTGGTTATATACTCAATTAGACAATGAGCAATTAGATGTTTCTTACGAAATGTCTCATGCAAACTCTTTAAATAGTTTTAGAACTGCTGTTTCAAAAATTCATGCTCCTGGTTTAAACGTAATGTATGGAGATGCCACAGGAAATATAGCATGGTTTGCTTCTGCAAAATTATATCAACTTAGAGATAGTTTATCTTCTAAATTGTATTTAGATGGTGCTTCTGGTAATGATGAGATCACCGAATTTTTGCCATTTGATGAAAACCCTCAGGCTATAAATCCTTCTTGGAACTATGTATATTCTGCAAATAATCAGCCAGATTCAGTGAGAGGTAAATTGTATCCAGGGTATTATCAGCCTCAAGACAGAGCAAAAAGAATAACAACGTTATTAAATCAAAAAAACGATTTTACAAAGCAGGATGTTGAGCAAATGATATATGATGTGCAATCTGCAACTGTTTCTGATATTGCTAAAGATTTATTACAAAACGTAAATAGAGAAGAATTATCTGCATCACAAAAAAAAGCGCTTTCCATTTTGGAAAGTTGGAATGGAGATTATCAAAAAACAGCAATAGCACCAACCATTTACAATCGATTTTTATATGAGGTTTTAGCGGCTACTTACAAAGATGAATTAGGAGATAGTTTTACTTTATTTATTAATTCTCAATTACAAGATCAGGCCTTGCCAATTCAAATTAATAGAGAAGAATCTATTTGGTGGGATAATGTAACGACTAAAAACAACACAGAAACTAGAAACGAAATTATTACCAATTCGTTTTTAAGTGCATACTCGTTCTTAGAAAATCAGCTAGGAGAAAATGTAGATAATTGGATGTGGAAAAGAGTCATTTCTTTAGAACATGAACATGCCATTGGTAAAGCTGGAGGTGTTTTAAGGTCAATCTTTAATGTTGGGCCTTTTGAAACTATTGGAGGTAATGAAGTAATTAACAATCAAATTTTTCAATTAGATAGCACAGGAGTTTACAAAATTACTGCTGGCCCATCAACAAGAAGAGTTATTGACTTTTCTGATATAGAGAACAGTTCTGCAATTTTACCAACAGGTCAATCAGGTAATGTGTTTAGTGATCATTATAAAGATCAAGCTCAGAAATTTGTAGATGGTGAGTTTGTAAAAATGAGTTTGAATGAAGAAGAAATAAAGAAAAGCAAAAATGTTTTGATATTAAAACCAAAGCAGTAA
- a CDS encoding RluA family pseudouridine synthase has product MHSNKQNLQVLFEDNHIIIVNKRSGDITQGDKTGDKPLSDVVKEYIKEKYNKAGNVFLGVVHRLDRPTSGVIIFARTSKALERLNKMLRDKEIHKTYWAVVKNHPKKEKATLINYLRKNPKNNKSSVFQKEIEGSKKAILHYSTLKKLDNYSLLEIDLETGRHHQIRAQLSNIGFPIKGDLKYGFNRSNKDGSIHLHARKIEFIHPVAKEKITVIAPTPNEVIWNACK; this is encoded by the coding sequence ATGCATTCTAACAAACAAAACTTGCAAGTACTTTTTGAAGACAATCATATTATTATTGTCAATAAAAGATCTGGAGATATTACTCAAGGTGATAAAACTGGAGACAAGCCTTTAAGTGATGTTGTTAAGGAATACATTAAAGAGAAATACAATAAGGCAGGTAATGTATTTTTAGGTGTTGTACACAGATTAGACAGGCCTACTTCTGGCGTTATTATTTTTGCAAGAACATCTAAGGCTCTTGAGCGATTAAATAAAATGTTGCGTGATAAAGAAATACACAAAACGTATTGGGCAGTTGTAAAAAATCATCCTAAGAAAGAAAAAGCCACCTTAATAAATTACCTTAGAAAAAATCCTAAAAACAATAAATCTAGCGTTTTTCAAAAGGAAATAGAGGGCTCTAAAAAAGCAATTTTGCATTATTCTACTCTTAAAAAACTAGATAATTACTCACTTTTAGAAATAGATTTAGAGACAGGCAGACATCATCAAATTAGAGCACAATTATCTAATATTGGCTTCCCTATTAAAGGTGATTTAAAGTACGGTTTTAATAGAAGTAATAAAGATGGCAGTATTCATTTACATGCAAGAAAAATAGAATTCATACATCCTGTTGCTAAAGAAAAAATTACAGTTATTGCACCAACACCTAATGAAGTAATTTGGAACGCGTGCAAGTAA
- a CDS encoding DUF2911 domain-containing protein, producing MKKAILSIAIFTIALISSTEVTAQDFPKMDVSPMDAASYPSNWREADKLVKVIYSRPQLKGRSLDKLAPQGKVWRTGANEAAEITFYKDVVFGDKKVKAGTYTLFTIPTDGDWTVILSNQKNVWGSYFYDQKEDVVRVEAQVSQGKKSLEAFSIVFNGEDDNAVMHLGWGKTRVSVPVKG from the coding sequence ATGAAAAAAGCAATTTTATCAATCGCAATTTTTACAATCGCCTTAATTTCATCTACAGAAGTTACTGCACAAGATTTTCCAAAGATGGATGTAAGTCCTATGGATGCAGCATCCTATCCTTCTAACTGGAGAGAAGCAGACAAATTAGTAAAAGTGATTTACAGTAGACCTCAGTTAAAAGGTAGATCTTTAGATAAATTAGCTCCTCAAGGAAAAGTTTGGAGAACTGGAGCAAACGAAGCAGCAGAAATTACTTTTTATAAAGATGTTGTTTTTGGAGATAAAAAGGTAAAAGCAGGAACTTATACTTTATTTACAATACCAACAGATGGAGATTGGACTGTTATTTTAAGTAATCAAAAGAATGTATGGGGTTCTTATTTCTACGATCAGAAAGAAGATGTTGTTAGAGTAGAAGCACAAGTTTCTCAAGGTAAAAAAAGTCTAGAAGCTTTTTCTATTGTTTTTAATGGCGAAGATGATAATGCTGTGATGCATTTAGGTTGGGGAAAAACAAGAGTTTCTGTTCCTGTAAAAGGATAA
- a CDS encoding alkane 1-monooxygenase gives MKALKYFTILILPLVVFISFTNKGWLTYLPALVFFGLVPLLEFFIRPNTYNFTKEEEKIEKENKLYTYLLYATLPIQIGYLLFFFYAIQEPNLTNSEIFGRIFGMGIMCGVIGINVGHELGHRNERVGEFIGEILLLTSLNTHFLPYHNGGHHYNVATPKDAATARKNEILFFFWIRSHFTSYFQAWQLENKRMKSLNRSWFHHQNRMVVYTFCNIILLALIYFIFGLFVLFAFIAAAVVGILLLETVNYIEHYGLLRKKNTHGRYERVKRNHSWNSNHQVGQVLLFNLSRHSDHHYNGSKHYQLLKSLPESPQMPTGYPGMMLLSFLPPVWFWVMNKKLNKLS, from the coding sequence ATGAAAGCCCTAAAATACTTTACTATTTTAATTCTACCTTTAGTAGTCTTTATTTCTTTTACAAACAAAGGTTGGTTAACGTATTTACCAGCACTTGTTTTCTTTGGCTTGGTTCCTTTACTAGAATTTTTTATTAGACCAAATACTTACAATTTTACCAAAGAAGAAGAAAAAATTGAAAAAGAGAACAAACTTTACACTTACCTATTGTATGCGACTTTACCAATACAAATTGGGTATTTATTATTCTTTTTTTATGCTATTCAAGAACCAAATCTTACCAACTCAGAAATATTTGGCCGAATTTTTGGAATGGGAATTATGTGTGGAGTAATTGGCATTAATGTTGGGCATGAACTAGGTCATAGAAATGAAAGAGTTGGAGAGTTTATTGGAGAAATTTTATTGCTTACCTCATTAAACACTCACTTTTTACCTTATCATAATGGTGGTCATCATTATAATGTAGCAACACCAAAAGATGCTGCCACTGCTAGAAAAAATGAAATTTTATTTTTTTTCTGGATTCGCTCTCATTTTACAAGTTATTTTCAAGCTTGGCAATTAGAAAATAAAAGAATGAAAAGTTTAAATAGATCTTGGTTTCATCATCAGAACAGAATGGTTGTCTATACATTTTGCAACATAATTCTTTTAGCACTTATCTATTTTATTTTTGGCCTCTTTGTGCTATTTGCATTTATAGCTGCAGCTGTAGTTGGTATTCTTTTGTTAGAAACTGTAAATTACATAGAGCATTATGGCTTATTACGTAAAAAGAATACTCATGGCAGATATGAGCGTGTGAAAAGAAATCATTCTTGGAACAGCAACCATCAAGTGGGTCAAGTATTACTTTTTAATCTATCCAGACATTCAGACCATCATTATAATGGCTCTAAGCATTACCAATTGTTAAAATCATTACCAGAAAGTCCGCAAATGCCAACAGGTTATCCAGGTATGATGTTACTTTCATTTTTACCTCCAGTTTGGTTTTGGGTAATGAATAAAAAATTAAACAAGTTATCATAA
- a CDS encoding DegT/DnrJ/EryC1/StrS aminotransferase family protein — protein MNKIQMVDLQKQYQQIKDAVDNSIQDVLNSSSYINGPLVKEFQKDLEAYLNVKHVIPCANGTDALQIAMMGLGLEQGDEVITVDFTFAATVEVIALLKLTPVLVDVDKETFNIDIEALKKAITPKTKAIVPVHLFGQVANMDAILEIAKEHNLFVIEDNAQAIGANYTFKDGSQQKAGTIGDVGTTSFFPSKNLGCYGDGGAIFTNNDDLAHTIRGIVNHGMYERYYHDVVGVNSRLDSIQAGVLKAKLPHLDTYCNARRNAARFYNKAFANHSAIITPTAQSNKTANCGQICDVCDCHVFHQYTLQITNGQRDALHKHLLSKEIPNAIYYPVALHAQKAYKDDRYNEEDFPVTNDLIKTVISLPMHTELEEDQLQFITNTILDFLN, from the coding sequence ATGAATAAAATTCAAATGGTTGATTTGCAAAAGCAATATCAACAAATAAAAGATGCTGTAGACAACTCTATTCAAGATGTTTTAAACTCATCTTCATATATAAATGGCCCATTAGTTAAAGAATTTCAAAAAGATTTAGAAGCCTACTTAAATGTAAAACATGTAATTCCTTGTGCAAACGGAACAGATGCTTTGCAAATAGCGATGATGGGTTTAGGTTTAGAGCAAGGTGATGAAGTAATTACTGTAGATTTTACATTTGCAGCCACTGTAGAAGTTATTGCACTTTTAAAGTTAACTCCTGTTTTGGTAGATGTTGACAAAGAAACATTTAATATTGATATTGAAGCGTTAAAAAAAGCTATTACACCAAAAACAAAGGCGATTGTACCTGTACATTTATTTGGACAAGTTGCAAATATGGATGCTATTTTAGAAATCGCTAAAGAGCATAATCTTTTTGTTATTGAAGATAATGCGCAAGCAATTGGTGCTAATTATACGTTTAAAGATGGCTCGCAGCAAAAAGCAGGAACTATTGGAGATGTAGGTACAACATCATTTTTTCCATCTAAAAACTTAGGTTGTTATGGAGATGGAGGTGCAATTTTCACCAATAATGATGATTTAGCGCATACCATTCGTGGAATTGTAAATCATGGAATGTATGAACGTTATTATCATGATGTTGTTGGTGTAAATTCAAGATTAGACTCAATACAAGCTGGAGTTTTAAAAGCAAAACTTCCTCATTTAGATACCTATTGTAATGCTAGAAGAAATGCAGCTCGTTTTTACAATAAAGCTTTTGCAAATCATTCAGCAATAATTACACCTACTGCACAATCAAACAAAACAGCTAATTGTGGACAAATTTGTGATGTTTGTGATTGCCACGTTTTTCATCAATATACTTTGCAAATTACAAATGGACAAAGAGATGCTTTGCACAAACATTTATTGAGCAAAGAAATACCAAATGCTATTTATTATCCTGTTGCTTTACATGCTCAAAAAGCATATAAAGACGACAGATATAATGAAGAAGATTTTCCTGTAACCAATGATTTGATAAAAACAGTAATTTCATTACCTATGCACACAGAGCTAGAGGAAGATCAATTACAATTTATAACAAACACAATTTTAGATTTTTTAAACTAA
- a CDS encoding alpha/beta fold hydrolase — protein MTDKLKTEDKFTYAEAGEGPAIIVLHGLMGALSNFGSTFEHFSNNGYKVLIPELPLYTLPLVKTNVKNLASYLHEFLAFKKIDSALLLGNSLGGHISLYFTKHYPEKVSALVLTGSSGLYENAMGGSFPKRGNYEYIEQKARDVFYDPEIATKELVDDVYATVNDRMKALKTLSIAKSAIRHNMANDLPEMKLPVCLIWGKQDGVTPPEVANDFHKLLPNSELFWIDKCGHAAMMERPEEFNQILEGWLKSKNI, from the coding sequence ATGACTGACAAGTTAAAAACTGAAGATAAGTTTACATATGCAGAAGCTGGTGAAGGACCTGCAATCATTGTTTTACATGGATTAATGGGGGCTTTAAGTAACTTTGGGTCTACATTTGAACATTTTTCGAACAACGGTTATAAGGTGTTAATACCTGAGTTGCCTTTATATACTTTACCACTTGTAAAAACCAACGTTAAAAACTTAGCAAGTTATTTGCACGAATTTTTAGCTTTTAAAAAAATTGACAGTGCTTTACTCTTAGGAAACTCTTTAGGTGGGCACATTTCTTTATACTTTACAAAACACTATCCAGAAAAAGTAAGTGCGCTTGTTTTAACAGGAAGCTCTGGTTTGTATGAAAATGCTATGGGTGGTAGTTTTCCTAAAAGAGGAAACTATGAATACATAGAGCAAAAAGCAAGAGATGTTTTTTACGACCCAGAAATAGCTACAAAAGAATTAGTTGATGATGTTTATGCCACTGTAAATGATAGAATGAAGGCCTTGAAAACCCTTTCTATTGCAAAAAGTGCTATAAGACATAATATGGCTAATGATTTACCTGAAATGAAACTACCTGTTTGTTTAATTTGGGGAAAACAAGATGGAGTAACGCCTCCAGAAGTAGCCAATGATTTTCATAAACTATTGCCAAATTCTGAATTATTTTGGATTGATAAATGTGGGCATGCTGCAATGATGGAAAGACCTGAAGAATTTAATCAAATTCTTGAAGGTTGGTTGAAGTCTAAAAATATCTAA
- the yihA gene encoding ribosome biogenesis GTP-binding protein YihA/YsxC, translating into MKIKSAEFVMSNSNVINAPKDRIPEYAFIGRSNVGKSSLINMLMERKDLAKISGKPGKTQLINHFKINDNWFLVDLPGYGYAQVSKKKRVIFQYFIENYFKEREQLVCTFVLIDSRHDPQKIDLDFMRFLGENQIPFCLVFTKADKLGSSKLNKQITSYKKKLLQHWETLPMTFLTSSSTGLGRKEFLDFIDGVNDDVAKDFK; encoded by the coding sequence GTGAAAATTAAGTCTGCTGAATTTGTAATGAGTAACAGTAATGTTATTAATGCACCAAAAGATAGAATACCAGAATATGCTTTTATAGGTCGTTCTAATGTTGGTAAATCTTCATTAATTAATATGTTAATGGAGCGTAAAGATTTGGCGAAAATATCTGGAAAACCAGGTAAAACACAGTTAATTAATCACTTTAAAATTAATGACAACTGGTTCTTAGTTGATTTACCAGGTTATGGTTATGCTCAGGTATCTAAAAAGAAAAGGGTAATTTTTCAATATTTTATTGAAAATTATTTTAAAGAAAGGGAGCAATTGGTTTGCACTTTTGTTTTAATAGATTCTAGACACGATCCTCAAAAAATAGATTTAGATTTTATGCGTTTTTTGGGCGAAAACCAAATTCCTTTTTGTTTGGTTTTTACAAAAGCAGATAAGTTAGGAAGCTCTAAATTGAACAAGCAAATTACCTCTTATAAAAAGAAATTACTGCAACATTGGGAAACACTGCCTATGACTTTTTTAACCTCTTCTTCAACAGGATTAGGTAGAAAAGAGTTTTTAGACTTTATTGACGGTGTTAATGATGATGTTGCTAAAGATTTTAAATAA
- the galE gene encoding UDP-glucose 4-epimerase GalE, protein MKKILVTGGLGFIGSHTVVELQNEGFEVVIIDDLSNTTLSVLDSITDITGVKPTFHKADVRIKSDIKAVFDAHDIDGVIHFAAFKAVGESIAKPLDYYENNLSSLIYMLQELKDRKLDNFIFSSSATVYGEPNHLPITENAPVKKAESVYGNTKKIGEEIIRDSSKAYGINAIALRYFNPIGAHESAKIGELPLGVPQNLIPFVTQTAAGIREQLSVFGDDYPTEDGTAIRDYIHVVDLAKAHIAALKRLISKNNKESFEFFNIGTGKGTSVLEVINTFEKVNDLKLNYKIVGRRDGDVMSCYADTTIANKELNWKTEIGLDEALRSAWKWQQKQSV, encoded by the coding sequence ATGAAAAAAATTTTAGTAACAGGAGGTCTTGGCTTTATAGGTTCTCATACAGTAGTTGAACTACAAAACGAAGGTTTTGAGGTTGTAATTATTGATGATTTATCGAACACAACCTTATCAGTTTTAGATAGCATTACAGATATTACAGGTGTAAAACCTACCTTTCACAAGGCAGATGTTCGTATTAAAAGTGATATTAAAGCTGTTTTTGATGCTCATGATATTGATGGAGTAATTCATTTTGCTGCCTTTAAAGCAGTTGGTGAAAGTATTGCAAAACCATTAGATTATTACGAAAACAACTTAAGCTCTTTAATTTATATGTTGCAAGAACTTAAAGATCGTAAATTAGATAATTTTATATTCTCTTCTTCCGCAACTGTTTATGGTGAGCCAAATCATTTGCCAATTACAGAAAATGCACCTGTTAAAAAAGCTGAATCTGTTTATGGTAATACCAAAAAAATTGGTGAAGAAATTATCAGAGATTCAAGCAAAGCTTATGGAATAAATGCAATTGCTCTACGTTATTTTAATCCTATAGGTGCACATGAATCTGCTAAAATTGGTGAATTACCTTTAGGTGTACCTCAGAATTTGATTCCTTTTGTTACTCAAACTGCTGCTGGTATTCGTGAACAGTTATCTGTTTTTGGAGATGATTATCCTACAGAAGATGGTACTGCCATTCGTGATTATATTCATGTTGTAGATTTAGCAAAAGCACATATTGCAGCTTTAAAAAGATTAATTAGTAAAAATAATAAAGAGTCTTTTGAGTTTTTTAATATTGGCACAGGTAAAGGTACTTCTGTATTAGAAGTAATCAATACTTTCGAAAAGGTAAACGACTTAAAATTAAATTACAAAATTGTAGGTAGAAGAGATGGAGATGTAATGTCTTGTTACGCAGATACTACAATTGCAAACAAAGAACTAAACTGGAAAACAGAAATTGGGCTTGATGAAGCTTTGCGCTCTGCTTGGAAATGGCAGCAAAAACAATCTGTTTAA
- a CDS encoding nitroreductase family protein, whose protein sequence is MNQEKTVSEAISYRRSVRIYDANKPIQTAIVKKCLEQAALAPNSSNMQLWEFYHITSKDIIAKIAPFCFNQNAAKTAQQLVIFVTRKDLWKERSKANLKFIDKNFGANNPKEKQTSREKTARNYYGKIIPFAYADFLGILGFLKFIMVTIIGFFKPIYRQVRKSDMRIVAHKTCGLAAENFMISMAAEGYDTCPMEGSDTLRVKNLLGLPSGAEINMIVSCGIRDPKGVYGERFRIPFEEIYKEV, encoded by the coding sequence ATGAATCAAGAAAAAACAGTGTCTGAAGCTATAAGCTACAGAAGATCAGTACGAATTTATGATGCTAATAAACCCATACAAACTGCAATTGTAAAGAAATGTTTAGAGCAAGCTGCTTTAGCACCTAACAGTAGTAATATGCAACTGTGGGAATTTTACCACATTACTTCTAAAGATATTATCGCTAAAATTGCTCCCTTTTGTTTTAATCAAAATGCAGCAAAAACGGCACAGCAATTAGTCATTTTTGTTACGCGAAAAGACTTATGGAAAGAAAGATCAAAAGCCAATTTAAAGTTTATTGATAAAAATTTTGGAGCAAATAATCCAAAAGAAAAACAAACAAGTAGAGAAAAAACAGCTAGAAATTACTATGGTAAAATAATCCCTTTTGCCTATGCAGATTTTCTAGGAATTTTAGGATTTCTAAAGTTTATTATGGTTACTATAATTGGTTTTTTTAAGCCTATTTATAGACAAGTTCGAAAAAGCGATATGAGAATTGTAGCTCATAAAACTTGTGGATTAGCTGCAGAAAACTTTATGATTTCTATGGCTGCAGAAGGTTATGATACTTGCCCTATGGAAGGGTCAGACACTTTACGAGTTAAAAATTTATTAGGTTTACCTTCTGGAGCTGAAATTAACATGATTGTATCATGTGGAATTAGAGATCCAAAAGGGGTTTATGGAGAGCGATTTAGAATTCCTTTTGAAGAAATTTACAAAGAAGTTTAG